From the genome of Ziziphus jujuba cultivar Dongzao chromosome 6, ASM3175591v1, one region includes:
- the LOC107430026 gene encoding (S)-N-methylcoclaurine 3'-hydroxylase isozyme 1 — protein MKITSQTTVFSEEANLLLLLLLLSLPILLFFLINHLRNSWSIFRSSSLPPGPFPWPIIGNILQLGTNPHLSLARLAQTYGPLFSLKLGNQLLVIGSSPSAAMEILKTHDKSLSGRYVPNTLAAKSPELNKFSLGWSLECNELWRNLRTLCRDELFSSKAIGTQACIREKKVKEMLEFIGKRQGQVVKIRELVAAVVFNMISNIVVSKDVVNLEDESENGEINRLVRNVVELVSTPNISDIYPLLAPLDIQGLRKKALEQHEKSNKMWKEIIKERKEIRKSRIGDSTHQHDLLDAIINKGCPDDQVNVLFLELFIAGTDTSSLAIEWTMAELIRNPRCLKIVEDELAREINQEDFIAESHVPNLTYLQACIKEALRLYPPIPYLVPHRAVESCQVMNHTIPKDSMILMNLWAIGRDPNYWEDPSEFKPERFLNSSLDFKGNDFQLIPFGSGRRICPGLPMAALHVPLIVASLIHFFDWSLPLGKDPRDLDMTEKSGLDMVKKVPLLLVPRTKF, from the exons ATGAAAATCACATCTCAAACTACAGTATTCTCAGAAGAAgctaatcttcttcttctcctcctccttctcAGTCTACCAATCCTGTTGTTCTTCCTCATCAATCACTTGAGAAATTCTTGGTCTATATTCAGGTCCTCATCACTTCCACCAGGTCCATTTCCATGGCCAATTATAGGCAATATCCTTCAATTAGGAACCAATCCTCACCTCTCTCTCGCACGCCTTGCTCAAACATATGGCCCTCTCTTCTCACTCAAACTCGGAAACCAGCTTCTCGTGATTGGTTCATCGCCTTCTGCTGCAATGGAGATTCTGAAAACCCATGATAAAAGTCTATCCGGCAGATATGTTCCAAACACTTTAGCTGCGAAAAGTCCGGAACTTAACAAATTTTCACTTGGATGGTCTCTAGAGTGCAATGAGTTGTGGAGGAACTTGAGGACCCTTTGTCGAGACGAGCTATTCTCAAGTAAAGCAATAGGTACTCAAGCTTGtataagagagaaaaaggtaaaagaaaTGTTGGAATTTATAGGTAAAAGGCAAGGTCAGGTTGTGAAGATTAGAGAATTAGTGGCTGCTGTTGTATTCAATATGATTAGTAATATTGTGGTCTCAAAAGATGTTGTAAACTTGGAGGATGAGAGTGAAAATGGGGAGATTAATAGGCTTGTGAGGAACGTTGTGGAGCTTGTTTCTACTCCAAATATATCTGATATTTATCCTCTTTTGGCGCCATTGGATATACAAGGGTTAAGGAAGAAAGCCTTGGAACAACATGAAAAGAGCAATAAGATGTGGAAGGAAATCATCAAAGAAAGGAAGGAGATTAGAAAAAGCCGTATTGGTGATTCAACTCATCAACATGATTTACTTGATGCTATCATAAACAAAGGTTGTCCTGATGATCAAGTCAATGTACTTTTTCTG GAGTTGTTTATTGCTGGAACAGACACTAGCAGCTTAGCAATTGAGTGGACAATGGCAGAACTAATTAGGAATCCAAGGTGCTTGAAGATTGTTGAAGATGAGCTTGCTAGAGAAATCAATCAAGAAGATTTCATAGCAGAATCCCATGTACCCAACTTAACATACCTTCAAGCTTGTATTAAAGAAGCCTTGAGATTGTATCCTCCTATACCATATCTCGTCCCACATCGAGCAGTTGAGTCATGCCAAGTTATGAACCACACCATTCCTAAGGACTCAATGATTCTGATGAACCTCTGGGCCATTGGAAGAGACCCAAATTACTGGGAAGATCCATCAGAGTTCAAACCAGAAAGGTTTTTGAATTCAAGTTTGGATTTTAAAGGGAATGACTTCCAATTGATACCTTTCGGTTCAGGAAGGAGAATTTGCCCTGGCTTACCAATGGCTGCTTTGCATGTTCCTTTGATTGTTGCTTCCCTCATTCATTTCTTTGATTGGTCTCTTCCACTGGGAAAGGATCCAAGGGACTTGGATATGACTGAGAAATCTGGTCTTGATATGGTGAAGAAAGTGCCTCTCCTCCTTGTTCCAagaactaaattttaa
- the LOC107430014 gene encoding (S)-N-methylcoclaurine 3'-hydroxylase isozyme 1, whose product MTIDILVLPAKKIQMELMKFMSQIKHSEQINTLYLLLLLIPSFLFFILKRFKTSSKFKSSPLPPGPSPWPILGNILQIGERPHLDFTSFAKTYGPLISLRFGNQLVIIGSSPVAATEILKAQDRTLSGRYVPHVAPAKSLEVNNLSLGWTLECNEYWRNLRTICRGELFSNTAISSFACIREKKVMEMLNLLRKMQGKVVKIRDVTFAAVFNIVSNILVSRDLINLDDESLSGETGKLVRDIMEVASAPNISDFYPILSPFDLQGLRKKSNELCDRSSKMWEAIIKERKETMKNGDASTQKDFLDALMNNGCPDEQINMLLLELLSAGTDTTSSAVEWILVELLRNPVCMKKVKEELAREIKQEKSIKDSHLTNIPYLQACMNEAIRLHPPSPLLLPHRATESCQIMGYTIPKDAMVLVNFWAIGRDPTHWEDPLVFKPERFLNSSLDFKGNDFQYIPFGAGRRICPGLPMAAKHVSLLAASLIHFFDWSLPRDMDPNNLDMSEKFAISMVKDESLLVVPKIKI is encoded by the exons ATGACGATCGATATACTAGTTTTACCtgcaaaaaaaattcaaatggaGCTCATGAAATTCATGTCTCAAATTAAACATTCAGAGCAAATCAATACTCTCTACCTCCTTCTGCTTCTCATACCATCTTTCCTATTCTTCATCCTCAAGCGCTTTAAAACTTCATCCAAGTTCAAATCCTCACCACTCCCACCAGGCCCATCTCCATGGCCAATTCTAGGAAATATCCTTCAAATTGGAGAAAGACCTCACCTGGATTTCACAAGCTTTGCTAAAACCTATGGCCCTCTCATCTCTCTTAGATTTGGAAATCAGCTTGTCATTATTGGCTCATCGCCTGTTGCTGCAACAGAAATTCTCAAGGCTCAAGATCGAACTTTATCTGGCCGATACGTTCCTCATGTTGCACCAGCTAAGAGTTTGGAAGTTAACAATTTATCACTTGGATGGACTCTGGAGTGCAATGAATATTGGAGAAACTTACGTACCATTTGTCGAGGAGAGCTATTCTCGAACACGGCAATAAGTTCTTTTGCTTGtataagagagaaaaaggtaATGGAAATGTTAAACTTGTTACGTAAAATGCAAGGTAAGGTGGTGAAAATTAGAGATGTGACATTTGCTGCTGTATTTAATATAGTTAGTAATATTTTGGTCTCGAGAGATCTTATTAACTTGGACGATGAAAGTTTAAGTGGGGAGACGGGTAAGCTTGTGAGAGATATCATGGAGGTAGCTTCTGCTCCAAACATATCAGATTTTTATCCTATATTAAGTCCATTTGATCTACAAGGGTTAAGAAAGAAGTCCAATGAATTGTGTGATAGAAGCTCTAAGATGTGGGAGGCAATcattaaagaaagaaaggagaCGATGAAAAATGGAGATGCTTCAACCCAAAAAGATTTTCTTGATGCTCTCATGAACAATGGTTGTCCTGATGAACAAATAAATATGCTTCTTTTG GAGCTGTTATCTGCTGGCACAGACACTACTAGTTCCGCAGTTGAGTGGATATTAGTAGAGTTGTTGAGGAATCCAGTATGCATGAAAAAGGTTAAAGAGGAACTTGCTAGAGAAATCAAACAAGAAAAATCGATAAAAGATTCTCATTTGACCAACATACCATACCTTCAAGCTTGTATGAATGAAGCAATTAGGTTACATCCTCCTTCGCCGCTTCTTCTCCCTCACCGAGCCACTGAATCATGCCAAATCATGGGCTACACCATCCCAAAGGATGCAATGGTTTTAGTGAATTTTTGGGCTATTGGACGAGACCCCACTCACTGGGAAGATCCATTAGTATTCAAACCGGAGAGGTTTCTTAACTCAAGTTTGGATTTCAAAGGGAATGACTTCCAATACATACCCTTTGGTGCAGGAAGGAGAATATGCCCTGGCTTACCAATGGCCGCAAAGCATGTTTCCTTGCTTGCTGCTTCCTTGATCCATTTCTTTGATTGGTCTCTTCCACGAGATATGGATCCAAATAACTTGGATATGTCTGAGAAGTTTGCAATTTCCATGGTGAAGGATGAGTCTCTCCTTGTGGttcctaaaattaaaatttaa